TTATGAGCACAGGTGAGGAAGAGGTTATCAGCAAAATTTTATCTCAATACGCAGAGGATATCGTTTTTAAAGATGTAGCGGCAAGATACGATGTGGGGAACATAAAACTTCTAAAAGCATTATCAAAATTTATCGCCCAGAATATAGGTAACAGATTTTCAATTAGAAAGATGCAGGGATATTTTGAAGATATCTTTGGTGAAAAATCGTCCACCAGTACAATATCCGCTTACATTTCGTATCTGGAATCGGCCTATTTTTGTTTCGAAGTTCCAAAGTTCGAATATTCGTTTAAAAAGGTTATCAGAAGTCCTGTGAAGTACTATCTAATAGATACAGGGCTGAGAAACGTGATATACCCTTCTCCCAGCCCTGATCGTGGAAGGTTGTTGGAAAATGCGATTTATTTGAAGCTGAGAAATATGTACGAAGAAATATACTACTGGGAAGGGAAAAAAGAAGTTGACTTTGTGTGTAAAAGAGGAAACGATCTGGTGCTCTATAATGTTTCGTACGTTTCAGAGAAATCTGAGATAAAAGAAAGAGAAGTGAAAGGTCTTGTGGAATTCCCATATCCTGCAGCCGAAAGATATCTTATAACCTGGGATCTACACACCGAACTCTCATGGAAGGGTGTGAAAATAAAAGTCTTGCCCGCTTATCTCTTCTTGCTCGATACAAAGCCTTTTGAAAACCGCAGATGAGATCGTTGCTTGAACTTATCGATTCTACATCAATACCCTTCAAAGAGAAACACGCTTTTGTTCTCTTTTGCTTTCTGAACGAAATCTTTTGTGAAGCCACCGAAGGAGAAGAAGATATACACCGGTCTTTCAACGACGTTCAATCTTCTGGATCTTTCAACCAGTTTGTAGTAGAGATCCACATCGACCTGCGAGCCTGTGTACTTGCATTCTCCAAGAAGAACTACTCTGTTTTCGCTGTCAACCCCAACGATGTCTATTTCATCTTCTCCTTTCCACCATTTTCCTACTTTTGAAGCCAGAACCGGGAGTTCTCCCTTCGAGTTCATCTTTACAACCTTTTCCCTGCAGATGTCTTCATAAACAAAACTCACGTGTCTTTCTCTGAAGGTCTTCTTTATCACATTGATGACAAAACCCGTCTGGCCAATTTCTATGTAACTTCTGTAAGGATAGATGTATTTGAACCAGAAATCCAAAAAGTAATCCTTTATCCTGTACAATCCACTCTTACTTTTTTCCGGAGAACGTTCCGTCACCGGTACTTCCCTTTCCAGAAGACCTATATCCACC
The genomic region above belongs to Thermotoga sp. and contains:
- a CDS encoding ATP-binding protein, with protein sequence MTRDEILTILLRWNPWGKTKKDRTVPRECIEKVKSFKDYRGVIVIKGPRRAGKSTLLYQLMEELSKEIDPKSFLYVNFEDYAFSSEKLTPETLEAILDVYRQEVYQGENFLLFLDEIQNVEDWHRWVRTVIDTGVVKTIFVTGSSSKLLSGELASLLSGRHVDFELFPFSFKEYAIARGYSFSSRLELISGKNVYLSLLKDYLTYGGFPEVVMSTGEEEVISKILSQYAEDIVFKDVAARYDVGNIKLLKALSKFIAQNIGNRFSIRKMQGYFEDIFGEKSSTSTISAYISYLESAYFCFEVPKFEYSFKKVIRSPVKYYLIDTGLRNVIYPSPSPDRGRLLENAIYLKLRNMYEEIYYWEGKKEVDFVCKRGNDLVLYNVSYVSEKSEIKEREVKGLVEFPYPAAERYLITWDLHTELSWKGVKIKVLPAYLFLLDTKPFENRR